In Cervus elaphus chromosome 3, mCerEla1.1, whole genome shotgun sequence, the following proteins share a genomic window:
- the LOC122684245 gene encoding endogenous retrovirus group PABLB member 1 Env polyprotein-like, whose protein sequence is MSVNAYLYYENRSVSSPNDFNRFEGDYYQVWDEYFWMTPEKGQLLTPADICWEQKTHVPTFGGREFPGYHMKHMGLLPTHKCKTVMDVTFIVNKSVIWPGTDWENSPGIRWVAPNNTRWICGYNLWPWLPVGWVGRCTLGFVFAPGRIHKQKISQPVNLPYVKARWSRSVFHWYDYLASIFVPSLGATDIMLRVEALNSFTKQALTDTIRALEALNEEQKQMRKAVLQNCMALDILTASQGGTCALIKMECCVYIPDYSSNVSDALEDMKQQVAAMDFSDSSIWSQISAWFHSGWWKSIIFIIICILLLLCFGPCICQCLSEMINKRLLMFSRLQTRPFPSREI, encoded by the coding sequence ATGAGTGTTAATGCATACTTATATTACGAAAATAGATCTGTTTCTTCTCCTAATGATTTTAATCGATTTGAGGGTGACTACTACCAAgtttgggatgaatatttctggatgacccctGAAAAAGGACAGCTACTGACCCCTGCTGACATTTGCTGGGAGCAAAAGACTCATGTACCAACATTTGGAGGCCGAGAATTTCCAGGATATCACATGAAACATATGGGACTATTGCCTACCCACAAATGTAAGACTGTAATGGATGTAACGTTTATTGTCAACAAGTCTGTTATTTGGCCAGGGACAGATTGGGAAAATAGCCCTGGTATAAGATGGGTAGCCCCAAATAACACTCGATGGATTTGTGGATACAACCTTTGGCCCTGGCTCCCTGTAGGATGGGTGGGGAGATGTACCCTAGGGTTTGTGTTTGCCCCTGGGAGAATTCATAAGCAAAAAATTAGTCAACCTGTTAATTTACCTTATGTTAAAGCCCGGTGGTCACGCTCTGTTTTTCATTGGTATGATTATTTAGCCTCAATTTTTGTGCCCTCTTTAGGAGCCACTGATATTATGCTCAGGGTAGAGGCTTTGAACAGTTTTACAAAACAGGCATTGACAGATACTATAAGAGCTTTAGAGGCtcttaatgaagaacaaaaacagatgagaaaagccgTTCTACAAAATTGTATGGCTCTGGATATTCTAACAGCCTCTCAAGGGGGAACATGTGCCTTAATAAAAATGGagtgttgtgtatatattcctgattatTCCTCAAATGTTTCTGATGCTTTAGAAGATATGAAACAACAAGTAGCCGCTATGGATTTTTCTGACTCCAGCATTTGGAGTCAGATATCTGCCTGGTTTCATAGTGGTTGGTGGAAATCtataattttcatcattatatGCATATTGTTATTGCTGTGTTTTGGCCCTTGCATTTGTCAATGCTTAtctgagatgataaataaaagattgctGATGTTTTCCCGTTTGCAAACGCGGCCATTTCCTTCAAGGGAGATATAA